The Micromonospora siamensis genome contains the following window.
GCCGACCGGGTGACCCCGGTCGAGGTCTTCGTCGACGTCGTCTTCGTCTTCGTCTTCGTCTTCGTCTTCACGCTGACCCAGCTCACCCGGATCCTGGAGGCGGACCTGACGGTGGCCGGCTTCGGCCGCGTCCTGCTGCTCTTCGGCATCCTCTGCTGGATGTTCGACGGGTACGTGGGGTTGGCCAACCACGTGCCGCCGCGGCTACCCGCCCAGAAGCTGCTGCTGTTCCTCGGGATGGTGGGCTTCCTACCTGGCGGCGATCATCGCGATCCGGTGTTCACTGCGTATCGCGCCGGTGCGCAGCAGGGTGATCACGGTCGTCGCCGTCATCGGCACGGTGCCCGTCGGCCTGGCCACCAGCGGAGCGCTGAACCTCGCCGCGCTGGTCGTCGTGGTCGTGGTCATGCTGGTAGTGGACCGCCGGTACCACGCCGCCCAGACGCTCCCCGAAGCGGAAGC
Protein-coding sequences here:
- a CDS encoding low temperature requirement protein A — translated: MTPVEVFVDVVFVFVFVFVFTLTQLTRILEADLTVAGFGRVLLLFGILCWMFDGYVGLANHVPPRLPAQKLLLFLGMVGFLPGGDHRDPVFTAYRAGAQQGDHGRRRHRHGARRPGHQRSAEPRRAGRRGRGHAGSGPPVPRRPDAPRSGSGITSRRRWMTGGACARGAKILR